A single region of the Kocuria rosea genome encodes:
- a CDS encoding holo-ACP synthase, which yields MIIGTGIDVVDIARFEEQIARTPGLVARLFTPLERDLHVRSLAARFAAKEAAAKALKAPPGMIWQHCWIEKDPSGAPLLCTEGTVAEEARRQGIDRWHLTMTHDGGIAMAMVIAERTGDGGQA from the coding sequence ATGATCATCGGCACCGGCATCGACGTGGTGGACATCGCCCGCTTCGAGGAGCAGATCGCCCGCACCCCCGGCCTCGTGGCCCGGCTGTTCACCCCGCTCGAGCGGGATCTGCACGTGCGCTCGCTCGCCGCGCGCTTCGCCGCCAAGGAGGCGGCGGCGAAGGCGCTCAAGGCGCCGCCCGGGATGATCTGGCAGCACTGCTGGATCGAGAAGGACCCCTCCGGTGCCCCGCTGCTGTGCACCGAGGGAACGGTGGCGGAGGAGGCGCGCCGGCAGGGCATCGACCGGTGGCACCTCACCATGACGCACGACGGCGGGATCGCCATGGCCATGGTCATCGCCGAGCGCACCGGGGACGGGGGGCAGGCGTGA
- a CDS encoding NAD(P)H-hydrate epimerase, with translation MIAAWTGAQVRAAETPFLERGEGPALMRRAAHGLALVGAQRLRGRRGRVAGARVVVLAGTGNNGGDGLWAGAELAGRGASVLAVALGDRLHPEGGAALEAAGGRVLRAGDGGPALEEAAEQVLRADLVLDAVLGTGARGGLRGPAAELVRAVLDRWPPEGAPAVVACDVPSGVSADTGAVAGPVLAADVTVTFGGAKAGLFLPPGDRWCGEVRTVPLGIEHALPAPALRRLEPDDVAELWPRPGAASHKYSRGVVGVVAGSPTYPGAALMCTRAAVDAGAGMVRHLGDAATRSLVCLTSPEVVASEDHPDDVHVQAWVVGPGAVGDAAQESRIGAVLAAPIPAVVDAGALDAAARAAADGALGPGKVLTPHAGELEQVLAWLAALGGGGQAPDRAAIEAEPARWARAAAEATGAVVVLKGATTLVASPDGTLFSQADGSPWLATAGSGDTLAGIMGAALAGSAEDPDAFAAAGDWARGDTRRAVAAALAVAVHGYASRLEGLGPVPPTALSANVRTVLRRDR, from the coding sequence GTGATCGCCGCCTGGACCGGGGCGCAGGTGCGCGCGGCCGAGACGCCCTTCCTCGAGCGCGGGGAGGGCCCCGCCCTGATGCGGCGCGCCGCCCACGGCCTGGCCCTCGTCGGCGCGCAGCGCCTGCGCGGGCGCCGGGGGCGGGTCGCCGGAGCGCGCGTGGTCGTGCTCGCCGGCACCGGCAACAACGGCGGGGACGGGCTGTGGGCGGGGGCGGAGCTGGCGGGCCGCGGCGCCTCCGTGCTCGCCGTGGCGCTCGGCGACCGGCTGCACCCCGAGGGCGGGGCCGCCCTCGAGGCCGCGGGGGGACGGGTGCTGCGCGCCGGGGACGGCGGGCCCGCCCTCGAGGAGGCGGCCGAGCAGGTGCTCCGCGCCGACCTCGTGCTCGACGCCGTGCTGGGCACCGGCGCCCGGGGCGGGCTGCGCGGGCCGGCGGCGGAGCTCGTCCGCGCGGTCCTGGACCGGTGGCCCCCGGAGGGGGCCCCCGCGGTCGTGGCGTGCGACGTCCCCTCGGGCGTCTCGGCGGACACGGGCGCGGTGGCCGGGCCGGTCCTGGCCGCGGACGTCACCGTGACGTTCGGCGGAGCCAAGGCCGGGCTGTTCCTGCCGCCGGGGGACCGGTGGTGCGGCGAGGTGCGGACCGTGCCCCTCGGGATCGAGCACGCCCTGCCCGCCCCCGCGCTGCGGCGCCTGGAGCCCGACGACGTCGCGGAGCTGTGGCCGCGGCCGGGGGCGGCCTCCCACAAGTACTCCCGGGGCGTGGTGGGCGTCGTGGCCGGCTCCCCGACCTACCCCGGGGCGGCGCTGATGTGCACGCGCGCCGCCGTGGACGCCGGCGCCGGCATGGTCCGCCACCTCGGCGACGCCGCCACCCGCTCCCTGGTGTGCCTGACCAGCCCCGAAGTGGTCGCCTCCGAGGACCACCCCGACGACGTCCACGTCCAGGCGTGGGTCGTGGGCCCCGGCGCGGTGGGCGACGCGGCCCAGGAGTCCCGGATCGGCGCCGTGCTCGCGGCCCCGATCCCCGCCGTCGTCGACGCCGGCGCCCTCGACGCGGCGGCCCGGGCGGCCGCCGACGGCGCCCTCGGCCCCGGCAAGGTCCTCACCCCGCACGCCGGGGAGCTCGAGCAGGTGCTCGCCTGGCTCGCCGCCCTCGGCGGCGGCGGGCAGGCGCCGGACCGGGCGGCGATCGAGGCCGAGCCCGCCCGGTGGGCGCGCGCGGCCGCGGAGGCGACCGGCGCCGTCGTCGTCCTCAAGGGCGCCACCACCCTGGTGGCGTCCCCCGACGGGACGCTGTTCTCCCAGGCCGACGGCAGCCCGTGGCTGGCGACCGCCGGCAGCGGGGACACCCTCGCGGGCATCATGGGCGCAGCGCTCGCCGGCAGCGCCGAGGACCCGGACGCGTTCGCCGCCGCGGGGGACTGGGCCCGCGGGGACACCCGCCGCGCGGTGGCCGCCGCCCTCGCCGTGGCCGTGCACGGCTACGCCTCCCGGCTGGAGGGCCTCGGCCCCGTGCCCCCCACGGCGCTGTCCGCGAACGTGCGCACGGTCCTGCGCCGGGACCGCTGA
- the glgX gene encoding glycogen debranching protein GlgX: MEVWPGQPYPLGATFDGTGTNFALFSEGAEKVELCLFDELGTETRIDVAAQDSYVWHCYLPTVQPGQRYGYRVHGPWNPAEGQRFNSAKLLLDPYAKAVSGQIDWDQALFSYDFGDEDSFNDEDSAPHMMMGVVINPFFNWEGDRTPRTPYHKSVIYEAHVKGLTQQHPEVPEDQRGTYAGVAHPAVIAHLKKLGVTAIELMPVHQFVQDSTLLDQGLRNYWGYNTIGFFAPHNEYHSTNDLGGQVQEFKAMVRALHQADIEVILDVVYNHTAEGNHMGPTLSMKGIDNQAYYRTVEGDQKFYMDYTGTGNTLNVRHPHSLQLIMDSLRYWVTEMHVDGFRFDLASALAREFYDVDKLATFFELVQQDPVVSQVKLIAEPWDVGPGGYQVGNFPPQWTEWNGKYRDTVRDFWRGEPATLGEFASRITGSADLYEHSGRRPFASINFVTAHDGFTLRDLVSYNEKHNEANGEGNNDGESHNRSWNCGVEGPTDDPEVLALRSRQQRNYLATLLLSQGTPMVLHGDELGRTQDGNNNTYCQDNELSWINWDTMDGPLTEFVAAVTHLRHDHPSFRRSEFFDGRPVEMDADDTGRPMPDIAWLTTDGAPLKPADWDEPLSRSFGMWLNGNGIAGVDMRGRPITDVNFIVYFNSNPEPVKVKLPPVRYGRQWEEVIDTAGKYADGQIRKARTSITLDGKSMVVLRAYEAPEEEPDASVAASVAAYAKTPQDQ, translated from the coding sequence ATGGAAGTCTGGCCAGGTCAGCCCTATCCCCTCGGAGCCACCTTCGACGGGACCGGCACGAACTTCGCCCTCTTCAGCGAGGGCGCCGAGAAGGTCGAGCTGTGCTTGTTCGACGAGCTCGGCACCGAGACCCGCATCGACGTCGCGGCCCAGGACAGCTACGTCTGGCACTGCTACCTCCCGACCGTCCAGCCCGGGCAGCGCTACGGCTACCGCGTGCACGGACCGTGGAACCCCGCCGAGGGCCAGCGCTTCAACTCCGCCAAGCTGCTGCTCGACCCCTACGCCAAGGCCGTCTCCGGCCAGATCGACTGGGACCAGGCGCTGTTCTCCTACGACTTCGGCGACGAGGACTCGTTCAACGACGAGGACTCCGCCCCCCACATGATGATGGGCGTGGTGATCAACCCGTTCTTCAACTGGGAGGGCGACCGCACCCCCCGCACGCCGTACCACAAGTCCGTGATCTACGAGGCCCACGTCAAGGGCCTCACCCAGCAGCACCCCGAGGTGCCGGAGGACCAGCGCGGCACCTACGCCGGCGTGGCCCACCCCGCGGTGATCGCGCACCTGAAAAAGCTCGGCGTCACCGCCATCGAGCTCATGCCCGTGCACCAGTTCGTGCAGGACAGCACCCTGCTCGACCAGGGGCTGCGCAACTACTGGGGCTACAACACCATCGGGTTCTTCGCCCCGCACAACGAGTACCACTCCACCAACGACCTCGGCGGCCAGGTCCAGGAGTTCAAGGCCATGGTGCGCGCCCTGCACCAGGCCGACATCGAGGTGATCCTCGACGTGGTGTACAACCACACGGCCGAGGGCAACCACATGGGCCCCACGCTGTCCATGAAGGGCATCGACAACCAGGCCTACTACCGGACGGTGGAGGGCGACCAGAAGTTCTACATGGACTACACGGGCACCGGCAACACCCTCAACGTCCGCCATCCCCACTCGCTGCAGCTCATCATGGACTCCCTGCGCTACTGGGTGACCGAGATGCACGTGGACGGCTTCCGCTTCGACCTCGCCTCCGCCCTGGCCCGCGAGTTCTACGACGTGGACAAGCTGGCCACCTTCTTCGAGCTCGTCCAGCAGGACCCGGTCGTGTCCCAGGTGAAGCTCATCGCCGAGCCGTGGGACGTGGGCCCCGGCGGCTACCAGGTGGGCAACTTCCCGCCCCAGTGGACGGAGTGGAACGGGAAGTACCGGGACACCGTGCGCGACTTCTGGCGCGGGGAGCCCGCGACCCTCGGCGAGTTCGCCTCCCGGATCACCGGCTCGGCGGACCTCTACGAGCACAGCGGCCGCCGGCCGTTCGCCTCGATCAACTTCGTCACCGCCCATGACGGCTTCACGCTGCGGGACCTGGTCTCCTACAACGAGAAGCACAACGAGGCCAACGGCGAGGGCAACAACGACGGCGAGTCCCACAACCGCTCCTGGAACTGCGGCGTGGAGGGCCCCACCGACGACCCCGAGGTGCTGGCCCTGCGCTCCCGCCAGCAGCGCAACTACCTCGCGACGCTGCTGCTGTCCCAGGGCACGCCCATGGTGCTGCACGGCGACGAGCTGGGCCGCACGCAGGACGGCAACAACAACACGTACTGCCAGGACAACGAGCTGTCGTGGATCAACTGGGACACCATGGACGGCCCGCTCACCGAGTTCGTCGCCGCCGTGACCCACCTGCGCCACGACCACCCGTCCTTCCGGCGCTCGGAGTTCTTCGACGGCCGTCCCGTCGAGATGGACGCGGACGACACCGGCCGCCCGATGCCCGACATCGCGTGGCTGACCACGGACGGCGCGCCGCTGAAGCCCGCCGACTGGGACGAGCCCCTGTCCCGGTCCTTCGGGATGTGGCTCAACGGCAACGGCATCGCCGGCGTGGACATGCGCGGGCGGCCCATCACGGACGTGAACTTCATCGTGTACTTCAACTCCAACCCGGAGCCCGTGAAGGTCAAGCTCCCGCCGGTGCGCTACGGCCGGCAGTGGGAGGAGGTCATCGACACCGCGGGCAAGTACGCCGACGGCCAGATCCGCAAGGCCCGCACCTCGATCACCCTGGACGGCAAGTCCATGGTCGTGCTGCGCGCCTACGAGGCCCCCGAGGAGGAGCCCGACGCGTCGGTCGCCGCCTCCGTGGCCGCGTACGCGAAGACGCCGCAGGACCAGTGA